In one Calditrichota bacterium genomic region, the following are encoded:
- a CDS encoding ATP-binding cassette domain-containing protein produces MPLLGAVTISKSFPGVQALKEVSFEVNAGEVHALVGENGAGKSTLMKILSG; encoded by the coding sequence ATGCCACTGCTTGGCGCGGTCACGATCAGCAAGTCTTTCCCTGGCGTGCAGGCCTTGAAGGAGGTGAGCTTCGAGGTCAACGCCGGGGAAGTGCACGCGCTTGTCGGCGAGAACGGCGCCGGCAAGTCCACCCTCATGAAAATCCTCAGCGGC
- a CDS encoding YfhL family 4Fe-4S dicluster ferredoxin yields MAMKITEECISCGACEPECPVSAISEGDEIYVIDAAVCVECKGHYDSPRCVEVCPVDCIVKA; encoded by the coding sequence ATGGCGATGAAGATTACCGAAGAGTGCATCAGCTGTGGCGCCTGCGAACCGGAATGCCCTGTGAGCGCGATCAGCGAGGGCGACGAAATCTACGTCATTGATGCTGCCGTGTGTGTGGAATGTAAGGGTCACTATGACAGCCCGCGCTGCGTGGAGGTCTGCCCGGTCGACTGCATCGTCAAAGCATAA